The proteins below come from a single Balaenoptera musculus isolate JJ_BM4_2016_0621 chromosome 1, mBalMus1.pri.v3, whole genome shotgun sequence genomic window:
- the LOC118903898 gene encoding LOW QUALITY PROTEIN: olfactory receptor 10R2-like (The sequence of the model RefSeq protein was modified relative to this genomic sequence to represent the inferred CDS: deleted 1 base in 1 codon) produces the protein MAKSLKTCISQCLGVGCYRKGQSILGNKSTKLISPLSQEFLLLGFSNFGEIQLVFFAVFLCLYLIILSGNITIFTVINLDHSLHIPMYFFLGILSISETGYTFVILPKMLINLLSLLRTISFVNCDTQMFFFLGFAVTNCILFGVMGYDRYATICHPLRYSILMSWQVCGELAATCAVIGFLFSLIGSLLVFQLPFCGPNKINHYFCDISPVIQLACTDTYINEVVIFIGGVLALMVPLTFIFISYGFIAHTTLKIPSAEGKRKAFSTCASHLTVVIVHYGCASFVYLRPSSKYSSRRDKLVTVTYTVVTPLLNPLVYSLRNKDVQMSIQKVTGRRGFILKLYNENTSHIQKKSFLRTYQ, from the exons ATCAATATTGGGGAACAAGTCAACCAAACTAATTTCTCCTCTGTCACAAGAGTTCCTGTTGCTGGGATTCTCCAACTTTGGAGAAATCCAGCTCGTCTTCTTTgctgtttttctgtgtctatatttGATTATCCTGAGTGGAAACATCACCATTTTCACTGTCATCAACCTGGATCACAGCCTTCACATACCTATGTACTTCTTCCTAGGGATCCTTTCCATCTCTGAGACAGGCTACACCTTTGTCATCCTGCCCAAGATGCTTATAAATCTGTTGTCTCTGCTGAGAACAATCTCATTTGTTAACTGTGACACTCAGATGTTTTTCTTCCTTGGCTTTGCTGTCACTAATTGCATCCTATTTGGTGTCATGGGTTATGATCGCTATGCCACCATCTGTCATCCACTTCGGTACTCTATTCTTATGAGCTGGCAGGTATGTGGAGAACTGGCAGCCACTTGTGCTGTGATTGGTTTTTTGTTCTCACTGATAGGCTCCCTCTTAGTCTTTCAACTACCTTTCTGTGGCCCTAACAAGATTAACCACTACTTCTGTGACATCTCACCAGTTATCCAGCTTGCCTGTACTGATACCTACATCAACGAAGTGGTCATCTTCATTGGTGGAGTTCTAGCACTCATGGTCCCCctgactttcattttcatttcttatggTTTCATTGCTCATACCACCCTGAAGATCCCATCAGCTGAAGGCAAGCGAAAAGCCTTCTCCACCTGTGCTTCCCATCTTACTGTGGTCATTGTTCACTATGGTTGTGCCTCCTTTGTCTACCTGAGACCATCATCCAAGTACTCATCCAGAAGAGATAAGCTCGTGACAGTGACGTACACAGTTGTGACTCCATTGTTGAATCCCCTGGTGTATAGCCTCAGGAACAAGGATGTCCAGATGTCCATTCAGAAAGTGACTGGCAGAAGAGGA TTTATCCTAAAGCTCTATAATGAGAATACTtcacatatacaaaaaaaatcttttctgagGACATATCAATAA